One window from the genome of Alnus glutinosa chromosome 13, dhAlnGlut1.1, whole genome shotgun sequence encodes:
- the LOC133854241 gene encoding GATA transcription factor 26: MGKQGPCYHCGVTSTPLWRNGPPEKPVLCNACGSRWRTKGTLANYTPLHARAEPDDYEDHRISRVKSISLNKNKEVKLLKRKQHSDNTVVGGGAPDYNQGFRKVIDEDASNRSSSGSAISNSESCAQFGGADASDLTGPAQSMVWDTTVPSRKRTCVSRSKPSPVEKLTKDLHTILHEQSSYFSGSSEEDLLFESETPMVSVEIGHGSVLIRHPSSIAREEESEASSLSFDNKQFLSNEAYSHLAIPSVHSGTNGVCFPSPADRKMKNHAGQGLQPEQLKRDKSQNENQQILASHKSPLRYIDLNDVLNFEGFMRNLTNEEQQQLLKSLSPVDTVKVPDSLKSMFDSPQFKENLISFQQLLAEGVFDISFSGAKSEDCKTLKRLALSNSSKCEWVESYHLLKKCNNGAGGSGAFGPNATAASNLINVKRLRDSQSQNLPEVKTMMKCPKRVIMKASYENKEVIDNDGSCFSPRSLFALPPDGSSLMLDSLHFVEENSDQDLLLDVPSNGSFPQAELLHPALSFGAQQASTSSSSIYPYHNRR, encoded by the exons atGGGCAAGCAAGGGCCTTGCTATCACTGTGGAGTTACAA GCACTCCCCTTTGGCGCAATGGACCTCCTGAGAAGCCAGTATTGTGCAATGCATGTGGGTCTCGGTGGAGGACAAAGGGAACACTTGCAAATTATACCCCTCTACATGCTCGGGCAGAACCTGATGATTATGAGGATCACAGGATCTCCAGGGTGAAGAGTATATCATTAAATAAGAACAAAGAAGTGAAACTGCTCAAAAGAAAGCAGCACAGTGATAATACGGTGGTTGGAGGGGGTGCCCCTGATTACAACCAGGGCTTTCGAAAGGTGATAGATGAAGATGCAAGTAATAGATCGAGTTCCGGATCAGCCATATCTAATTCGGAGAGCTGTGCACAATTTGGCGGAGCAGATGCAAGTGATTTGACAG GTCCAGCTCAATCAATGGTGTGGGATACAACAGTGCCTTCTAGAAAAAGGACCTGTGTGAGTCGTTCAAAGCCATCTCCTGTTGAGAAGCTTACAAAAGATCTACATACTATTTTACATGAACAATCTTCATATTTCTCCGGATCTTCTGAAGAGGATCTGCTTTTTGAGAGTGAAACACCAATGGTTTCTGTTGAGATAGGACATGGAAGTGTTCTCATTAGGCATCCAAGCTCAATAGCTCGAGAAGAGGAATCTGAAGCTAGCTCGCTTTCGTTTGATAACAAACAATTTCTGTCAAACGAGGCTTATTCCCATTTGGCAATCCCTTCTGTACATAGTGGTACCAATGGTGTCTGTTTTCCAAGTCCTGCGGACAGAAAAATGAAGAACCATGCTGGACAAGGGTTGCAACCAGAGCAACTTAAAAG GGACAAGTCTCAGAatgaaaaccaacaaatcctggCTAGCCATAAGTCACCACTGCGCTATATAGATTTGAAT GATGTTTTGAACTTTGAGGGGTTTATGAGAAACCTGACAAATGAGGAGCAACAACAATTACTCAAGTCTCTATCTCCAGTTGATACGGTTAAAGTTCCTGATAG CCTCAAAAGCATGTTTGATAGCCCACAATTCAAGGAGAACTTAATTTCCTTTCAGCAACTGCTTGCGGAAGGGGTCTTTGACATCTCCTTCTCAGGGGCAAAATCAGAAGACTGCAAGACTTTGAAAAGGCTTGCATTATCCAATTCATCCAAATGCGAATGGGTTGAAAGCTATCATCTACTTAAG AAATGCAATAATGGTGCTGGGGGATCTGGTGCTTTTGGACCTAATGCCACTGCAGcaagtaatttaataaatgtcAAGAGACTGCGTGACAGCCAAAGTCAAAATCTTCCAg AAGTAAAGACAATGATGAAGTGCCCAAAAAGGGTGATCATGAAGGCTAGCTATGAGAACAAGGAGGTCATAGACAATGATGGTTCTTGCTTTAGTCCAAGAAGCCTGTTTGCTTTGCCTCCTGATGGTAGCTCCCTCATGCTGGATTCTTTACATTTTGTTGAAGAAAATTCTGATCAGGATCTGCTGCTGGACGTGCCGTCCAATGGCTCTTTCCCACAGGCAGAGCTCCTTCACCCAGCTTTAAGTTTTGGTGCCCAACAGGCAAGCACTAGTAGTAGCTCAATATACCCATATCACAACCGTCGCTGA